The proteins below come from a single Bdellovibrionales bacterium genomic window:
- a CDS encoding SDR family NAD(P)-dependent oxidoreductase, whose translation MKKVAIVTGASRGLGHATSEALARMGYKVIMAMRSPEKAQADINKLKMKDLDVTAMKLDVSNEKSIESFVNEFKREVGALDVLVNNAGIFIDDEDGGNDDVFKTKSSTIQKTFTTNTLGPFLLIQKLLPMMINDGYGRIVNISSGMGQLKDMNQAYAAYRISKTALNVVTRVFSEETKGTDVLVNSVCPGWVQTDMGGKGANRTIDQGIKGIVWAATLPKGGPTGGFFRDGERLDW comes from the coding sequence ATGAAGAAAGTCGCCATTGTTACCGGAGCCAGCCGCGGATTAGGACATGCCACCAGCGAGGCCCTCGCCCGCATGGGATACAAAGTGATTATGGCGATGCGCAGTCCTGAAAAAGCTCAGGCCGATATCAACAAGCTCAAAATGAAAGACTTGGATGTCACGGCGATGAAGCTCGATGTTTCAAATGAAAAATCCATCGAGAGCTTTGTGAACGAGTTCAAACGCGAAGTCGGCGCACTGGATGTCCTGGTGAATAACGCCGGCATCTTCATCGACGATGAAGACGGCGGTAACGACGACGTCTTCAAAACTAAATCCTCAACGATCCAAAAAACTTTTACGACAAACACCCTGGGTCCGTTCCTGCTGATTCAAAAGCTCCTCCCGATGATGATCAACGACGGCTACGGCCGCATCGTGAACATCTCGAGCGGCATGGGACAACTCAAAGACATGAACCAAGCCTATGCGGCTTATCGCATTTCAAAGACGGCTCTGAATGTAGTCACGAGAGTTTTCTCTGAAGAAACCAAAGGCACAGATGTCTTGGTGAACTCCGTCTGCCCAGGCTGGGTGCAAACCGATATGGGTGGCAAAGGTGCCAACCGCACGATCGACCAAGGCATCAAGGGCATTGTATGGGCAGCGACTCTGCCAAAGGGCGGCCCGACGGGCGGCTTCTTCCGCGACGGCGAACGCCTCGATTGGTAA
- the folE gene encoding GTP cyclohydrolase I FolE gives MKKTSKSAKAVATPVPPKHHQFSALDILSHVMPTPMIKNSLSKDQKIEKITEKFTEIMEILGLDLTDDSLKDTPRRVAKMYVNEIFSGLNPEHFPKMTVIENKMEYDQMICVSGVSTLSFCEHHFLTIDGVATVAYIPNKKVIGLSKINRIVQFFSRRPQVQERLTKQIADCLQYVLDTEHVAVYIDAKHYCVIARGIEDTASSTVTTEVRGHFRTKVQTREEFLRQCKRISN, from the coding sequence ATGAAAAAGACTTCGAAATCTGCAAAAGCTGTAGCCACACCTGTTCCGCCAAAGCACCATCAGTTCTCGGCTCTGGATATCCTTTCGCATGTGATGCCCACGCCGATGATTAAGAACAGCCTCAGCAAAGATCAGAAGATTGAAAAGATCACTGAGAAATTCACTGAAATTATGGAAATTCTCGGTCTAGATTTGACCGATGATTCATTGAAGGACACTCCTCGTCGCGTGGCTAAAATGTACGTGAATGAGATTTTCAGCGGTTTAAATCCCGAGCACTTCCCAAAGATGACTGTGATTGAAAACAAGATGGAATACGATCAGATGATCTGTGTTTCCGGAGTCTCGACTTTGTCTTTCTGTGAGCATCACTTCCTCACGATCGACGGTGTTGCGACCGTGGCCTATATCCCAAATAAAAAAGTCATTGGTCTTTCAAAGATCAACCGCATCGTCCAGTTCTTTAGCCGCCGTCCACAGGTGCAAGAGCGCCTGACCAAACAGATCGCCGATTGTTTGCAGTATGTTTTGGATACTGAACATGTGGCGGTGTACATTGATGCCAAACACTACTGTGTGATCGCTCGCGGTATCGAAGACACGGCAAGTTCCACAGTGACTACAGAAGTCCGTGGTCACTTCCGTACCAAAGTGCAAACTCGCGAAGAATTCCTCCGCCAGTGTAAGCGTATCAGTAATTAG
- a CDS encoding YceI family protein — MKLATIILPVGALLFSSLTWAASATVDVTLSPAGSFKGKTADVKGFVTKKGDEVSAQNIVVNLKSLKTGIELRDKHTQKHLETEKFPEAVLLSAKGKGGKGTGKIRIRGVEKDISGTYKVNGNELEAEFKLNLADFKITNVKYMGAGVEDEVVLHVAVPVKP; from the coding sequence ATGAAATTAGCCACTATTATTCTGCCAGTAGGTGCCCTTCTGTTCAGCTCTTTGACGTGGGCCGCTTCAGCGACTGTTGACGTTACATTGAGCCCGGCGGGTTCGTTTAAAGGTAAAACAGCGGACGTAAAAGGCTTCGTCACTAAAAAAGGCGACGAAGTTTCCGCACAAAATATCGTTGTAAACTTGAAGTCTTTGAAAACAGGCATCGAGCTTCGCGATAAGCATACTCAAAAACATCTTGAGACCGAGAAATTCCCAGAAGCTGTTTTGCTTTCTGCAAAAGGCAAAGGCGGCAAAGGCACGGGTAAAATCCGTATCCGCGGTGTTGAGAAAGATATTTCCGGCACTTACAAGGTGAACGGCAACGAACTTGAGGCCGAATTCAAATTAAATCTGGCGGATTTCAAAATTACCAATGTAAAATACATGGGTGCCGGTGTTGAAGACGAAGTTGTTCTTCACGTAGCCGTCCCAGTAAAACCGTAA
- a CDS encoding DUF2785 domain-containing protein codes for MQMKRLKLTAAILGWTLSSMAFAQQDRSPVIANKHFINNAVQVQITPRGLKYFETQLSTILGNLGYNFSEGYFPAQKIVSEKPIDMNELGKKNPEALKTYLMVKDMLTKWLVGFSLTDHRPVVEIGESGYSAAFTRFALITDEALMNQLGKRDGAVLAIDLEVKRLTVATQAVRVWDMNNLSFVKVGMDDVSITAGDDKTPLKVRLPFYIRMNAQGNIDFESLEIQENLADIPLTVKYKKLIVPQVAVEVDGHKYVMNTDQLRQTIDEQLPTILVEVRKYLSDFAKKQLPDMLNQKVKENLSGALEQVQDMVAPGQEPNDTRPAFKWGLKLTDFRLKQSLGISLAAYAEDPVNPNVNLAPGMGSRGVPTLNHLPVANYDIAMTLDRGLINRILQLSFLRKNFEKIPQSDGTSLKLTEAPLLDYITPPAATTDKETYLKLKVSVEVEPHKPLWLDDKVILSFDLVCKLRRSQKGDEGMEIAQQYIDTNSVVMDKKYLTIAGKIAEGLGGQVTKGIKEELKTRSKDWVKNNETIPGSLDLPPAFLGMKLDIQKVTMDPNGHLLMYLNYKNALGVK; via the coding sequence ATGCAAATGAAACGACTTAAACTGACAGCGGCAATACTGGGTTGGACTCTATCCTCAATGGCTTTTGCCCAACAGGACCGCTCTCCCGTGATCGCCAACAAGCATTTTATTAATAATGCTGTTCAAGTGCAGATCACTCCCCGTGGTTTGAAGTACTTTGAAACTCAACTTTCCACGATTCTCGGAAATTTAGGTTACAATTTCTCCGAAGGTTACTTCCCTGCTCAAAAAATCGTCTCTGAAAAACCCATTGATATGAATGAACTCGGGAAAAAAAATCCTGAGGCTTTAAAAACATATCTTATGGTGAAAGACATGCTGACAAAATGGCTCGTCGGCTTCTCTTTGACAGATCATCGCCCGGTTGTAGAGATCGGCGAATCCGGTTACTCCGCAGCTTTTACTCGATTTGCTTTGATTACTGATGAAGCACTCATGAATCAGCTCGGCAAACGTGACGGCGCTGTTTTGGCAATCGACCTTGAGGTGAAACGCCTGACTGTGGCGACTCAGGCCGTGCGCGTATGGGATATGAACAACCTTTCCTTCGTCAAAGTCGGCATGGATGACGTCAGCATCACCGCGGGTGATGATAAAACTCCTCTGAAAGTGCGCCTGCCTTTCTATATTCGCATGAATGCTCAAGGAAATATCGATTTTGAATCGCTGGAGATTCAAGAAAACCTCGCGGATATTCCTTTAACTGTAAAATATAAGAAATTGATTGTTCCGCAAGTGGCCGTCGAAGTCGATGGACACAAGTATGTGATGAACACGGATCAACTCAGACAGACCATCGACGAGCAGTTGCCGACGATCTTGGTGGAAGTTCGCAAGTACTTAAGCGACTTCGCCAAGAAACAGCTCCCGGATATGCTCAATCAAAAAGTGAAAGAGAATCTTTCAGGGGCGCTGGAACAGGTGCAAGACATGGTGGCCCCTGGCCAAGAACCTAATGACACTCGCCCTGCCTTTAAATGGGGCTTGAAATTGACCGACTTCCGATTGAAACAATCGCTTGGTATCAGTTTGGCAGCTTACGCAGAAGACCCGGTGAATCCGAACGTCAATCTGGCTCCAGGCATGGGCTCCCGAGGAGTGCCAACTTTGAACCACTTGCCTGTTGCAAACTACGATATTGCGATGACCTTGGATCGCGGTTTGATAAACAGAATTTTGCAACTGAGTTTTTTGCGCAAAAACTTTGAAAAAATTCCGCAATCTGACGGCACTTCCCTCAAGTTGACGGAAGCACCGTTGTTGGACTATATCACTCCACCAGCAGCGACGACAGACAAGGAAACTTATCTGAAGTTGAAAGTCAGCGTAGAGGTGGAACCGCACAAACCGCTGTGGCTGGATGACAAGGTGATTCTGTCTTTCGATCTTGTTTGCAAATTGCGCCGTTCGCAAAAAGGTGACGAGGGCATGGAAATCGCCCAGCAATACATCGATACGAATTCTGTTGTGATGGATAAAAAATATTTAACTATCGCCGGAAAAATCGCCGAGGGTCTTGGCGGTCAAGTGACCAAAGGGATCAAGGAAGAACTCAAAACCCGCAGCAAAGACTGGGTTAAAAATAATGAAACAATCCCGGGGTCTCTGGATCTGCCTCCAGCGTTCTTGGGAATGAAACTAGATATACAAAAAGTAACCATGGATCCAAACGGTCATCTTTTGATGTACCTTAATTACAAAAACGCTTTAGGAGTAAAATAG
- a CDS encoding phospholipase A, protein MKGVLTGAFSFSRLAVSDESVDGTSLSFVFDPFYSGLVKTQTRDFFIIVFFLVSLLHGAMGRAEVSEDAKPGGEVPIQTPLASGHLYEDLKDRDDNTIFRHKPVYFAYSNPLTKVQLSFRSALIDDWPLYFGYTQVIFWKLGEDSKPFLDATYNPEFFYTWTIKGHKLKTLDLGIWEHQSNGKGGTDSRSFDQSYLRFNYAFETRSWVIAASAKLSYMYNNDQENQDIDDYIGPWEFNLKFIQVFPGIIDKSELGLTAHPGGQWGTDWAKGGYEVSYSFRLGGVRVVPAFYIQYFTGYGETLLTYNLKEDQYRFGLLF, encoded by the coding sequence TTGAAAGGCGTCTTAACCGGCGCCTTTTCTTTTTCGCGCTTGGCAGTGAGTGACGAATCCGTCGACGGAACTTCACTTTCGTTTGTGTTTGATCCTTTCTATTCTGGTCTTGTGAAAACGCAAACGCGGGACTTCTTCATCATTGTTTTCTTCTTGGTTTCTCTGCTTCACGGAGCTATGGGGCGAGCCGAAGTCAGCGAGGACGCAAAACCCGGCGGGGAAGTTCCGATCCAAACTCCCCTTGCTTCGGGTCATCTTTACGAAGATCTGAAGGATCGCGACGACAACACCATCTTTCGCCACAAACCGGTATACTTTGCTTATAGCAATCCGCTGACGAAGGTGCAGCTGAGCTTCCGCTCGGCTTTGATTGACGATTGGCCATTGTACTTTGGTTATACGCAGGTCATCTTTTGGAAGCTTGGCGAAGACTCCAAGCCGTTTTTAGATGCGACTTACAATCCGGAGTTCTTTTACACATGGACAATCAAAGGTCATAAGTTAAAAACGCTGGATCTTGGAATCTGGGAGCATCAATCCAACGGCAAAGGCGGCACGGACTCGCGTTCTTTCGATCAATCTTACTTGCGTTTCAATTATGCCTTTGAAACTCGAAGCTGGGTGATCGCCGCTTCGGCGAAGTTAAGTTATATGTACAACAACGATCAAGAGAACCAAGACATCGATGACTACATCGGTCCGTGGGAATTCAATCTGAAATTCATTCAAGTCTTTCCGGGGATCATCGATAAAAGCGAGCTCGGCCTGACAGCCCACCCGGGCGGCCAATGGGGCACGGATTGGGCGAAGGGCGGCTACGAAGTTTCGTACAGCTTCCGCTTGGGCGGAGTGAGGGTCGTCCCCGCTTTTTATATTCAATACTTCACCGGCTACGGCGAGACGTTACTCACGTATAATCTGAAGGAAGATCAATATCGGTTTGGTTTGTTATTTTAG
- a CDS encoding FAD-dependent oxidoreductase, with the protein MAKTKSFSGVRPFSQSRRGFLTKTAYGSAATVALSACSSFDRWVVGDSNHLEQEVMVLGAGIAGLSAAYHLKKNKIPYRVFEASERVGGRIQTMLHANPDEQYAELGAEFFEASHTSVHQLCKDLNLAIQDITYDPKVDRALYWLNGKVVSEKEFRKNLKPLIAKLAQTKVDAFASFSTEINARSLVMSPSLKELDQQSLADLLGSVRGGMDEGTLQCFENLCVSEWGVDSKNINLLHFLVRLDLEERANRVTAPKFYRAEGGMSRMAQILGERVQGIVPDTNLKLGYQLISVRSKSGGYECTFRTAKGSDTIWARQIICTLPFSVLKDIDGVQTLQLGKAREFIAGATYGTHSKVISTFREPPWKKKNKTTPNFQGVFRGQLLGQSYWDSSRGQEGTRGLLTSQRGGSVGQSTGVSAVQETVQDLKNFYKDMTSEESALVVNWSQKPYAKGSRFNLAPGNYLKYLEALTEEGLQENFFLGGEHWNFADSGTMNGAIEAGIAAAEKALQKAFRSGTFS; encoded by the coding sequence ATGGCGAAGACGAAATCGTTTTCAGGCGTCCGTCCATTTTCACAGTCCCGTCGCGGTTTCTTAACTAAAACCGCTTATGGTTCTGCTGCGACCGTTGCTTTGAGTGCATGCTCGAGCTTTGACCGGTGGGTGGTGGGTGACAGCAATCACTTGGAACAAGAAGTGATGGTTCTGGGGGCCGGGATTGCCGGTTTGTCGGCGGCTTATCACTTAAAGAAAAACAAAATTCCCTATCGCGTGTTTGAGGCTTCGGAGCGTGTCGGTGGTCGTATTCAAACGATGTTGCACGCAAATCCCGACGAACAGTATGCAGAGCTCGGAGCGGAGTTCTTCGAAGCTTCGCACACATCTGTGCATCAGCTCTGCAAAGATTTGAATCTTGCCATTCAAGACATTACTTATGATCCTAAAGTGGACCGCGCGCTTTATTGGCTGAACGGTAAAGTTGTCAGCGAAAAAGAATTTCGCAAAAACTTAAAGCCGCTTATTGCGAAGCTTGCGCAGACAAAAGTGGACGCCTTTGCTTCATTCTCAACAGAAATCAACGCGCGTTCTTTAGTTATGAGCCCCTCGCTGAAAGAGCTTGACCAGCAGTCGCTAGCGGACTTGTTGGGCTCAGTTCGTGGCGGGATGGATGAGGGCACGTTGCAGTGCTTTGAAAATCTGTGCGTGTCTGAGTGGGGGGTGGACAGCAAAAATATCAACTTGCTGCATTTCCTCGTGAGGCTCGATCTGGAAGAGCGTGCGAACCGCGTGACAGCGCCCAAATTTTATCGGGCGGAGGGCGGTATGTCCCGCATGGCGCAGATTCTTGGTGAGCGCGTGCAGGGGATTGTGCCGGATACAAATTTGAAGCTCGGTTATCAGCTGATTTCAGTTCGCTCGAAGTCCGGTGGTTATGAGTGCACGTTCCGTACTGCGAAAGGCTCGGACACAATTTGGGCTCGTCAGATTATTTGCACTTTGCCGTTCTCGGTTTTGAAGGACATTGACGGCGTTCAGACGCTGCAGCTTGGAAAGGCCCGAGAATTTATCGCTGGTGCGACCTACGGAACTCATTCGAAAGTGATCAGCACCTTCCGTGAGCCGCCGTGGAAAAAGAAAAACAAGACGACTCCGAACTTCCAGGGAGTTTTCCGTGGTCAGCTTTTGGGCCAAAGTTACTGGGACAGTTCGCGCGGGCAAGAGGGCACGCGTGGTTTGCTGACATCTCAGCGTGGCGGCAGTGTGGGGCAGTCGACGGGCGTGAGCGCCGTTCAGGAAACGGTCCAGGATCTGAAGAATTTCTACAAGGACATGACGTCTGAAGAAAGCGCCCTGGTTGTGAACTGGAGCCAAAAGCCCTACGCAAAGGGTTCTCGTTTTAATCTGGCTCCCGGGAATTATTTGAAATATCTAGAAGCACTGACCGAAGAAGGCCTTCAAGAAAACTTCTTCCTCGGTGGCGAACACTGGAACTTCGCGGACTCCGGCACTATGAACGGCGCCATCGAAGCCGGCATCGCCGCGGCCGAAAAAGCCCTGCAAAAAGCTTTCCGCTCGGGCACTTTTTCGTAG
- a CDS encoding 2OG-Fe(II) oxygenase: MNNIMQARDTLLESLEEKGWAFSDDIMPKELAEELLFECQKSWHDGLFREAQIGRGQSKNLDSEIRGDSILWLNSEQKDSASSRFLQWAAELRRELNQRYYLGLNSEEFHFARYPAGKGYQKHIDQHRGTLARKISLVLYLNPQWGTEDGGELCIYDPQNESLEVQRILPKGGRLVLFRSDLIPHAVLPCFQTRWSLTGWFRTD, from the coding sequence ATGAACAACATCATGCAAGCCCGCGACACACTGCTTGAATCTCTTGAAGAAAAAGGCTGGGCGTTTTCCGATGACATCATGCCAAAGGAACTCGCCGAAGAGCTTTTATTCGAATGCCAGAAATCATGGCACGATGGGCTCTTCCGCGAGGCTCAGATTGGCCGCGGACAAAGTAAAAATCTCGACTCTGAAATCCGTGGCGATTCCATTTTGTGGCTAAATTCTGAGCAAAAAGACAGTGCAAGCTCCCGCTTTCTGCAATGGGCCGCGGAACTCCGTCGCGAGCTCAATCAGCGCTACTACTTGGGACTGAACTCCGAGGAATTTCACTTTGCTCGCTATCCCGCAGGAAAGGGCTATCAGAAGCACATTGATCAGCATCGCGGAACCCTGGCGCGCAAGATCTCGCTGGTTCTCTACCTCAATCCGCAATGGGGCACCGAGGACGGCGGCGAGCTTTGTATCTACGATCCGCAGAACGAATCTTTAGAAGTGCAACGAATTTTGCCAAAAGGCGGGCGCCTGGTGCTTTTCCGCAGTGACCTCATCCCGCACGCAGTTTTGCCGTGCTTCCAAACGCGCTGGAGTTTGACCGGCTGGTTTAGAACGGACTAG
- a CDS encoding ABC transporter ATP-binding protein/permease — protein MKPLIYDVIFTRIHARLLIVLSSLAATIFALFGPYFQKLFVDALTGQPTLLPMGLHAGPIALIALAFISVFASQVLFQASNYLGMSESVHMQGVFSQRIYQKTLDLRVDTMSSRPVGEIIQIYATDIPGSTILLEQTLTAGASTLFPLILAPFAISLIYDLPLLPTLLMMVFISALNSFMAFRQSKFFYRFKQLAGDRIALVNEWIQNIRTIRILGWITYFEKNIFAKRQVETKNRVIMVTNGQVMNALSSSITFILNVVTLASLIYYSKRQVTSGELLALLWIVGVFLTRPFRQMPWFFTFAFDAWTSLSRLESFLRVTNEKPAANEGHGPSDTDVVNKVVDDGKTGDVALEVKNLSLSIGGKNILSGINLSVRDGEFVAIVGEVGAGKSMLLLSLLGETGAQVDSYQVQGKNATAMSLHDLRGHYAYVPQEGFIMSASLRENVAFLYDIEAERDNDVEESLRLAQFEIFKERVENGLATEIGERGVNLSGGQKQRVSLARVHFHKAPILLLDDCLSAVDVDTEEKLFSQLLDGAWGERTRLLVTHRLSVLHRVDKIFFMQEGRIIDQGKFSELMSRSQLFREFTQSVEETAHVEA, from the coding sequence ATGAAGCCGCTCATTTACGATGTCATTTTCACTAGAATTCATGCTCGCCTACTCATCGTTTTGAGTTCCCTGGCGGCCACGATTTTTGCGCTCTTCGGCCCTTACTTTCAAAAACTTTTTGTCGATGCCCTCACCGGCCAGCCAACACTGCTGCCAATGGGACTTCATGCAGGACCGATTGCCCTGATCGCCTTGGCATTTATCAGCGTCTTTGCTTCGCAGGTTTTGTTTCAAGCTTCGAATTATCTTGGCATGAGTGAATCCGTTCACATGCAAGGCGTCTTCTCGCAGAGAATTTATCAGAAGACTCTGGATCTGCGCGTGGACACTATGAGCAGCCGCCCCGTCGGCGAGATCATTCAGATCTATGCGACGGATATTCCGGGCTCGACCATTTTGCTGGAACAAACACTGACGGCGGGAGCTTCCACACTCTTTCCTTTAATCCTGGCGCCTTTTGCTATTTCACTGATCTATGATTTGCCGCTCTTGCCGACCTTATTAATGATGGTTTTCATTTCGGCGCTGAATAGCTTTATGGCCTTCCGTCAGTCGAAGTTCTTCTACCGCTTTAAGCAGCTCGCCGGCGATCGCATTGCTTTAGTCAATGAGTGGATTCAAAACATCCGCACCATTCGCATCCTCGGGTGGATTACTTACTTTGAAAAAAATATCTTCGCCAAACGCCAAGTGGAAACAAAGAACCGCGTGATCATGGTGACGAACGGGCAAGTGATGAATGCGCTATCAAGCTCCATCACATTTATTCTGAACGTCGTCACTTTGGCTTCACTGATTTACTATTCTAAACGCCAAGTCACCAGTGGCGAACTCCTCGCGCTTCTTTGGATTGTCGGCGTGTTTTTGACTCGCCCCTTCCGCCAGATGCCTTGGTTTTTTACCTTTGCCTTTGATGCCTGGACGTCATTATCACGTCTTGAGAGTTTCCTGCGCGTGACCAATGAAAAGCCCGCCGCCAACGAAGGCCATGGCCCTAGTGATACAGACGTCGTCAACAAGGTCGTTGACGACGGCAAAACCGGCGATGTGGCTCTTGAGGTTAAAAACTTGAGCCTTTCTATCGGCGGCAAGAACATCCTGAGCGGTATCAACCTGAGCGTGCGCGATGGCGAGTTCGTGGCCATTGTCGGCGAAGTCGGCGCCGGTAAATCCATGCTGCTACTTTCTCTGCTCGGTGAAACCGGTGCGCAAGTCGACAGCTATCAAGTTCAAGGCAAGAACGCCACGGCGATGAGTTTGCACGACCTTCGCGGACACTACGCTTACGTTCCGCAAGAGGGTTTCATCATGAGCGCCAGCCTGCGCGAGAACGTGGCCTTCTTGTATGACATTGAAGCTGAGCGCGATAATGATGTTGAAGAGTCCCTGCGCCTGGCGCAGTTTGAAATCTTTAAGGAGCGCGTGGAAAACGGCCTTGCCACTGAAATCGGCGAGCGTGGCGTGAATCTTTCCGGCGGCCAAAAACAGCGCGTGAGTCTTGCCCGCGTGCATTTCCATAAGGCGCCGATTTTACTTCTCGACGACTGCCTGAGCGCCGTCGATGTCGATACCGAGGAAAAGCTCTTCAGCCAACTTCTTGACGGCGCTTGGGGTGAACGCACACGCCTCTTGGTCACTCACCGCCTGAGTGTTCTTCACCGCGTGGACAAAATTTTCTTCATGCAAGAGGGCCGGATCATCGACCAAGGCAAGTTCAGCGAACTCATGAGCCGTTCGCAACTCTTCCGTGAATTCACTCAAAGTGTTGAGGAGACCGCCCATGTCGAAGCCTAA
- a CDS encoding ATP-binding cassette domain-containing protein translates to MRRPPMSKPKYLSDGEQHGGTGYSLTVFLTLKEAYRPFMGRILTTFIFGIIGRTLLLANANVIGFWVDSFCKPEHGIQCKPVPGFLQGFASEDYLKLLGAMAVIGFFCTLSFRVVFSRLSAQAISRLYDEVTLRTSRLPMSFFDATPAGRIITRFSSDYGNVFRLFGGPLAEFFSIIFDLMVMVVLITVASPYYLIFVVVVACLYYGLYRLNRQTLRQARRELSASRSPSIAHFAETTQGASTIRSFRRQESFVERFTRLDRYFLQQKMKTTGRIVKYAIQMNSLSALLLLMTGIAAFYFVHGGMASVGSVGVAFSFIALSGNTVQMFFEWLTQFEEAMIGVERLDQYLRKDMEPGNLLPSSAEFNTGHPRYEATLEKYLHNRRLTNDRSASVQVDGLWFKYREDLPWVLKNVNFEVKAGERLGIVGRTGSGKSSLIQALFHLYPLQEGRIAINGFSPKIHATDTGMDLNLYRRSIAFISQDPVLFQGTLRSNLDIENQLSDERLYQVLDQVGLKEWVEQQRDSLNMRIEERGKNLSLGERQLVCMARCLLQEAPIVIMDEATSSVDPQSEEILVKATEEFFSDRTQIIIAHRLSTLEKCDRVLWLHNGEIQSLGPTHEVLPRFEAANLNH, encoded by the coding sequence TTGAGGAGACCGCCCATGTCGAAGCCTAAGTACCTCTCGGACGGCGAACAACATGGCGGAACCGGCTATAGCCTGACGGTATTTCTGACTTTGAAAGAAGCTTATCGCCCGTTCATGGGCCGTATTCTGACGACGTTTATCTTTGGCATCATCGGGCGAACTCTTTTGCTCGCCAATGCCAACGTGATTGGCTTCTGGGTGGATAGCTTCTGTAAACCCGAGCACGGCATTCAATGCAAACCAGTGCCGGGCTTCTTGCAGGGCTTTGCTTCAGAGGACTATTTGAAACTCCTCGGCGCAATGGCCGTGATCGGTTTCTTTTGCACCCTGAGCTTCCGCGTGGTTTTCTCGCGCTTGTCCGCGCAAGCCATCAGCCGTCTGTATGACGAAGTGACTTTGCGGACCTCCCGTCTGCCGATGAGTTTCTTTGATGCGACTCCGGCCGGACGGATTATCACGCGTTTCTCGAGTGACTATGGCAATGTCTTCCGTCTGTTCGGGGGACCCCTGGCTGAGTTTTTCTCGATCATTTTTGATTTGATGGTCATGGTGGTCCTTATCACCGTGGCAAGTCCGTATTACCTCATTTTTGTGGTGGTGGTTGCGTGTCTTTACTATGGCCTTTACCGCTTAAATCGCCAGACTCTGCGCCAAGCCCGCCGCGAACTTTCGGCGAGCCGCTCGCCATCGATTGCTCACTTTGCCGAAACCACTCAAGGAGCGAGCACCATTCGCTCTTTCCGCCGCCAGGAATCTTTCGTTGAGCGCTTTACTCGCCTGGATCGCTATTTCCTGCAGCAGAAAATGAAAACCACCGGGCGGATTGTAAAATACGCCATTCAGATGAACAGCCTGTCGGCGCTGTTGCTGCTGATGACAGGAATCGCGGCTTTCTACTTCGTTCACGGGGGCATGGCTTCCGTGGGGTCTGTCGGGGTGGCGTTTAGCTTTATTGCTCTTTCAGGAAACACCGTTCAGATGTTCTTTGAGTGGTTGACTCAGTTTGAAGAGGCCATGATTGGCGTTGAGCGGTTGGACCAGTACCTGCGTAAGGACATGGAGCCGGGCAACTTGCTCCCGTCATCGGCGGAGTTCAACACCGGGCATCCTCGTTATGAAGCGACTCTGGAGAAATACCTCCACAATCGCCGCCTGACCAACGACCGCAGTGCTTCGGTGCAGGTCGATGGCCTGTGGTTTAAGTACCGCGAAGACCTCCCGTGGGTTTTGAAAAATGTGAACTTCGAAGTCAAGGCCGGCGAGCGGCTGGGCATCGTCGGCCGTACCGGCAGTGGTAAATCGAGCCTTATTCAGGCGCTGTTCCATCTTTACCCGCTCCAAGAGGGCCGTATCGCGATCAATGGTTTTAGTCCGAAAATCCATGCGACTGATACGGGCATGGACTTGAACCTCTATCGCCGCTCGATTGCCTTTATTTCACAGGACCCGGTTTTGTTCCAGGGCACTTTGCGGAGCAATCTCGACATCGAAAACCAGCTCAGTGATGAGCGTCTTTATCAAGTCCTCGATCAAGTCGGCCTCAAGGAATGGGTCGAACAACAGCGCGACAGTCTCAACATGAGAATCGAAGAGCGCGGCAAAAATCTGTCCCTCGGTGAACGGCAACTCGTGTGCATGGCCCGGTGCCTGCTCCAAGAAGCTCCTATTGTGATTATGGACGAAGCCACGAGCTCAGTGGACCCCCAATCCGAAGAGATTCTCGTCAAAGCGACCGAGGAATTTTTCTCGGATCGTACACAAATTATTATTGCCCATCGCCTTTCGACCCTTGAAAAGTGTGACCGGGTATTATGGTTACACAATGGAGAGATCCAAAGCCTCGGTCCGACCCATGAAGTGCTTCCGCGCTTTGAAGCCGCGAACCTGAATCACTGA